AAGAGCTGGGTCAGAGCGGCCTGGAAACCGTCAAGGACCAGGCTCTGAACGAGCGGGACTATGGCGATCTGACGGGCATGAACAAGGACGAGGCACGCCAGCAGTTCGGCGAGGAACAGGTTCACATCTGGCGCCGGTCCTTTGACGTGCCACCTCCGGGGGGCGAAAGCCTGAAAATGACTGCCGAGCGTGTTCTGCCTTATTACAAGGCTGAGATCCTGCCCAAGGTTCTGGCCGGCAAGCGCACCATCGTGGCGGCACATGGCAATTCCCTTCGTTCGCTGATCATGGAGCTGGAAGGTCTGAGCCCGGAAGAGATCCTGAAGCGAGAGCTGGGCACCGGCACGCCGATCATCTACAGGCTCGACGAGAATGGTGGTGTCCTGAGTGTTCAGGACCTGGCGGACTGATTCCGTCTGCCAAAGAGCGAATGAGACAGTTTGAGGGGCAATTTGCCCCTCTTTTTTTGCAAAAAATCGTGCTTTTTTCAAAGTTTAGCAGGCGAATTAAAAAAACGTGACGTTTCACGGATGTGTCCAAAACCCTGCTGCATCGGCAATTTTGCGCAATTGTTACAAGCGCACATGAAACCTTCTTACAATCAGAAGTATTATAGGTAGTATTAACAATGAATTTGCCATGTCATGCAACTGTAACACGCTGTTGTGCTGGCTTACATTTACTTATGGTTTAGTGGTTCGCTTCAATTTTTGCGCGAAGGCGGCCGGTTGCATGCGGTCGCCAAACGGGCAACCAGGAGTGAAGCCGTGTTCTTCCGGCATTTTCAGAACATCAAATTCGGGGTCAAGGTCTGGGGTGGCTTTGCTGCCATTCTGGCCCTCACGGCGGCGGTTGGGGCCACAGCGACCGTGACGATTTCAGGCCTTTCGGAACGGTCCCGGATCAGCGGCGCGGCCGTGGAAGCAATGGCGCTTCTCAAGACACTCGATCAGTCGAAGGAGACGTTTCTGTCAGGTCCGTCTCCGGCCGCAGCCGAGCAGGTTGCGCTGAATTCGCAAGGCCTCGTAGAGCAACTCCAGATAATAGGCGCATTCGCACAAAAGGGCGACGGCTTGCAGACCGGTATCGATGCGTCGATTGGCCAGCTGAACGCCTTTGACGAGGTTTTTGCTGAGTTGACGGAAAAGACCTGGCAGCAGGCGGATCGGCTGGAGACACTGACACAGACCGGAAATGATCTGGCCGGCCTGACGGTCGAGATCAGCAATATCGTCCGGGACGTGCGCTCCAGGACCATTGAGGAGGCAAAGGAAGCTGCCAAGAGGCAGGCCGCGGCCCGCGAAATGACATTGCAGGCCGAGCAGCTGCATAAATTGTCTG
This genomic interval from Labrenzia sp. VG12 contains the following:
- a CDS encoding 2,3-bisphosphoglycerate-dependent phosphoglycerate mutase, whose amino-acid sequence is MDRLLVLVRHGQSEWNLKNLFTGWKDPGLTDQGVAEAHQAGQQLKDLKLTFDLAFTSVLSRAQKTLDIILEELGQSGLETVKDQALNERDYGDLTGMNKDEARQQFGEEQVHIWRRSFDVPPPGGESLKMTAERVLPYYKAEILPKVLAGKRTIVAAHGNSLRSLIMELEGLSPEEILKRELGTGTPIIYRLDENGGVLSVQDLAD